A stretch of the Schistocerca serialis cubense isolate TAMUIC-IGC-003099 chromosome 2, iqSchSeri2.2, whole genome shotgun sequence genome encodes the following:
- the LOC126455711 gene encoding cuticle protein 21-like, which produces MAFKLFIFAAIVAVARAGYLGAPAVVAPGPALAARAYAAPAYAAPAYAAYAAPAYAAPAYAAPIARAYAPALRAAPVAVAPAVRAAPVAVAAPAAVAAEYDPNPQYSYAYDVQDALTGDSKTQHETRNGDVVQGSYSLVEPDGSIRTVDYTADPVNGFNAVVHKEAGAHPAPVVAKVAAPVAYAAPAIAKVAAPVAYAAPAYGKAILG; this is translated from the coding sequence CTTTTCATCTTCGCCGCCATAGTGGCCGTGGCGCGCGCCGGCTACCTGGGCGCCCCCGCCGTCGTCGCCCCCGGCCCTGCCCTGGCCGCCCGTGCCTATGCCGCCCCCGCTTACGCCGCCCCCGCCTACGCCGCGTACGCCGCccccgcctacgccgcccccgcctaTGCCGCCCCCATCGCTAGGGCTTACGCCCCTGCCCTGCGCGCCGCCCCTGTGGCCGTCGCCCCCGCCGTGAGAGCCGCCCCCGTCGctgtcgccgcccccgccgccgtggCCGCCGAGTACGACCCCAACCCCCAGTACAGCTACGCTTACGACGTGCAGGACGCTCTGACCGGCGACTCCAAGACCCAGCACGAGACCCGCAACGGTGACGTCGTCCAGGGCAGCTACAGCCTTGTGGAGCCCGACGGTTCCATCCGCACCGTCGACTACACCGCCGACCCCGTGAACGGCTTCAACGCCGTCGTGCACAAGGAGGCCGGCGCCCACCCCGCCCCCGTCGTCGCCAAGGTCGCCGCCCCCGTCGCCTACGCCGCGCCCGCCATCGCTAAGGTGGCCGCCCCCGTCGCATATGCCGCCCCCGCCTACGGAAAGGCCATCCTGGGTTAA